The following coding sequences lie in one Heliangelus exortis chromosome 8, bHelExo1.hap1, whole genome shotgun sequence genomic window:
- the KIF14 gene encoding kinesin-like protein KIF14: MPVPSRQLVESHYTATLQRSFSQNISRKALAQQLTSQVLEEGKDSLLSCSQNKTEEVNRTYVISDCKKVSDASTMCKPEGTLTLQRKTGTSKTSVSSSEHLHANTTQSMENTSTEKKLTLQRRVRTGSVEKNKIHQNTVPGVENNVSAAQRNYKIALQQNVIGNDTHDVKPSFKLAGGHPSMKLQFNLRSKDSVGFVDDLCENDTCMYLKDRRNAADTKFKNKVPKSEQLVTSKYINRISGEQKNEKGDMSKLAGKQKLQHMIIKPNNLERTRTPTKGSTEGFKLTPKNSTSQEQPSLSASYRPTPRLHILPEKETRVTNSPSMSTSLKTKENTETLPEWHGTENDVFIVENSKVTVAVRVRPFNNREKNEDSLPVVSMNGSETSVQNPATNQVYSFSYDFSFWSFDKSHPSFASQAMVYKSLAVPLLERAFEGYNTCLFAYGQTGSGKSYTMMGFEEDRGIIPRLCEDLFIQISQMDKEQILYHLEMSFFEVYNEKIHDLLVFKAESGQKKQPLRVREHPMLGPYVEGLTVNVVSSYSDIQSWLELGNKQRATAATVMNDKSSRSHSVFTLVMTQTKVEFVDEEQCDRRLTSHINLIDLAGSECCSKAQTTGERFKEGVSINKSLLTLGKVISALSKQSQNGKKTFIPYRESVLTWLLKESLGGNSQTAMIATVSPAASSAEETLSTLRYAKQACSIFNIAKVNEDVNAKLIRELKAEIEKLKAAQRNATNTDPEKYRRYLQEITSLRVKLHQQERDIAEMRRAWKEKIEQAEKRKLEDIKELQKAGIAFKMDNHLPNLVNLSEDPQLSEVLLYMIKEGETTVGRYTPNSKHDIQLSGVLIADDHCVIKNTSGKVSIIPLKEAKTYVNGKCILDPTVLHHGDRVILGGDHYFRFNHPVEVQKVRRPSCGSMLLHDGPKDFEFAKNELLIAQRTQLESEIEEARLKAKEEMMQTVQIAKEMVQQELASQKEAYESKIKSLEAEVREESHKKQIQELNNQKAVTKIQELEKAKKNLELELHFNKKRLEMETLSTKQALEDHTIRHTKILEALEAEKQKIAEEIDTLQKNCGRGNKTVAIPLNWNSLKLSVMIKEANTISNELGKHTVFYRHDKIDAKTGAVSSVQVQVRNIKLRIATFWSLEKFECKLAAMKELYESNDRNKAADVFYDPADEWEPDLSDASVSCLSRRRSRSFIKNKRISGCLSEIKLQPIQNIQTSCISGLQGQSSIRPSSSDSFLPGICKESLSSALDLLERNHEGGKSMADSLLTNLFVIFSGVSAISKAYEQQDEECQENFFSVDHAAQSYSIRIMSAFDQLVVLTKLWLNNVQKYPGSVKIDEEIMQEVKNLGSYLQLLLQGCSSDISSMVTEAWSKVNQTVKLTMKYIGHLAVVTRTAISFSEENNTPASGRQDFVLAIYDGVRSGLEFLINTVQERARMVQKELVKQYPQNEIRNRMKDNVVALARFLETNISHCRKKEIESQLLEEESLYQEIKKITNIATKYMELEQCLTEVYQIVSCTLQESYRNTSPLRSFAEKICVIAGYFNNYYSFFALSSTSASRKCTQKIVKPFMNLDELDSLVDSLITNFELEQGQLALKAQILSNETTETRGEHVETSEAEFVWKQNEVPEHTHKLESLPPFTAELSPSRIQWV; this comes from the exons ATGCCTGTTCCTTCAAGACAGCTCGTTGAGTCACACTATACTGCTACTTTGCAGAGGTCTTTTTCACAGAATATCAGCAGGAAAGCCTTGGCGCAGCAACTGACATCACAAGTGTTAGAAGAAGGAAAGGACAGCCTCCTCTCATGTTCTCAGAATAAGACTGAGGAAGTAAATAGGACCTACGTGATTTCAGACTGTAAAAAAGTGAGTGATGCATCAACTATGTGCAAACCTGAGGGCACTTTAACACTCCAGAGGAAAACTGGAACAAGCAAAACATCGGTGTCCAGTAGTGAACACTTGCATGCAAACACAACACAGAGCATGGAAAATACATCAACAGAGAAGAAACTTACTCTGCAGAGGCGTGTGAGGACAGGCTCtgttgagaaaaataaaatccatcagAATACTGTTCCTGGAGTGGAAAATAATGTCTCTGCTGCACAAAGAAATTACAAGATTGCACTTCAACAAAATGTTATTGGTAATGATACCCATGATGTTAAACCAAGCTTTAAATTAGCTGGGGGTCACCCCAGTATGAAGTTGCAGTTTAACCTGAGGAGCAAGGATTCTGTTGGCTTTGTTGATGATCTGTGTGAAAATGATACCTGCATGTATTTAAAAGATAGGAGAAATGCTGCTgacacaaaatttaaaaacaaagttccTAAATCAGAACAATTAGTTACCTCAAAATATATTAATAGGATATCAGGAgaacaaaagaatgaaaaaggtGATATGAGCAAGCTAGCTGGAAAGCAAAAGTTGCAACACATGAttataaaaccaaacaatttgGAAAGAACAAGGACACCAACAAAAGGTTCAACAGAAGGGTTCAAGCTTACACCAAAGAACAGCACTTCGCAGGAGCAACcatctctctctgcttcctaTAGACCAACACCTCGTCTTCACATCCtacctgaaaaggaaactaGGGTCACCAACTCTCCTTCCATGAGTAcaagtttgaaaacaaaagagaacacAGAAACTCTGCCTGAGTGGCATGGCACTGAGAATGATGTTTTCATAGTGGAAAACAGCAAAGTGACTGTGGCTGTCCGTGTACGGCCTTTCAATAACAG agagaaaaatgaagactCGCTCCCTGTTGTCTCCATGAATGGTTCAGAGACATCTGTACAAAATCCAGCCACAAACCAAGTTTACAGCTTCAGTTATGACTTCTCTTTCTGGTCTTTTGACAAGAGTCATCCTAGTTTTGCAAGCCAAGCAATGGTTTATAAAAGTTTGGCAGTGCCTCTCCTAGAAAGAGCATTTGAGGGATACAACACTTGTCTTTTTGCATACGGGCAGACTGGTTCTGGAAAATCATACAC GATGATGGGGTTTGAGGAAGACCGAGGAATAATTCCAAGACTTTGTGAAGATCTTTTCATTCAAATATCACAAATGGACAAGGAGCAG ATATTATATCATCTTGAAATGAGCTTTTTTGAAGTATACAACGAGAAAATTCATGATTTGCTTGTCTTTAAAGCTGAAAGTGGACAGAAGAAACAACCA CTTCGTGTAAGAGAGCATCCAATGTTAGGACCATATGTGGAAGGCCTGACAGT GAATGTTGTCAGTTCTTACTCTGATATCCAG AGTTGGCTTGAACTCGGAAATAAGCAGAGAGCAACAGCTGCTACAGTAATGAATGACAAGAGCTCAAGATCTCATTCTGTCTTCACCCTTGTCATGACACAAACCAAG gtagaATTTGTGGATGAAGAACAATGTGATCGTAGGCTTACCAGTCACATAAATCTAATTGACCTGGCTGGCAGTGAATGCTGCTCAAAAGCTCAGACCACTGGAGAAAGGTTTAAG GAAGGTGTGAGTATCAATAAATCACTGCTAACCCTTGGAAAAGTTATTTCTGCACTGTCTAAACAATctcaaaatggaaagaaaactttcaTCCCTTACCGGGAATCTGTCCTTACTTG GTTATTAAAGGAAAGCCTTGGTGGAAATTCACAAACTGCTATGATTGCCACAGTAAGtccagctgccagcagtgcaGAAGAAACACTCAGCACCCTTCGCTATGCAAAACAAGCTTGTTCAATTTTCAACATTGCTAAAGTAAATGAAGATGTGAATGCCAAGCTCATCAGAG AATTGAAAGCTGAAATTGAAAAACTGAAGGCAGCTCAGAGAAATGCTACGAACACTGATCCTGAAAAATACAGACGTTATTTGCAGGAAATAACATCTTTAAGGGTAAAATTGCACCAGCAGGAGAGGGACATAGCAGAAATGAGAAG agcctggaaagaaaaaattgaacaagctgaaaaaagaaaattagaagatATAAAAGAATTGCAg AAAGCAGGAATTGCATTCAAAATGGACAATCATTTACCAAACCTTGTCAATCTCAGTGAAGATCCTCAGCTTTCTGAGGTGTTGTTGTACATGATCAAAGAAGGAGAAACAACAGTTGGAAGGTATACACCAAATTCAAAACATGATATCCAGCTTTCCGGAGTGCTAATTGCTGATGACCATTG tgttatAAAAAACACTTCTGGCAAAGTGAGCATTATTCCACTGAAAGAAGCAAAGACATATGTGAATGGGAAATGCATTTTAGACCCAACAGTTCTGCATCAT GGTGATCGAGTGATTCTTGGGGGTGACCATTATTTTAGGTTTAATCATCCAGTAGAAGTTCAGAAAGTTAGAAGACCATCATGTGGGTCCATGCTTTTGCATGATGGTCCAAAAGATTTTGAATTTGCAAAGAATGAGCTGCTTATTGCACAGAGAACACA GCTTGAATCAGAAATTGAGGAGGCAAGACTCAAAGCCAAAGAAGAAATGATGCAGACTGTCCAAATTGCTAAAGAGATGGTTCAGCAAGAACTTGCCTCTCAAAAAGAAGCttatgaaagcaaaataaaatcactaGAAGCAGAGGTG AGAGAAGAATCTCATAAGAAGCAAATCCAGGAACTCAATAACCAAAAAGCTGTAACTAAAATACAGGAGCTagagaaggcaaagaaaaatcttgagCTAGAGCTACACTTCAACAAGAAACGTTTGGAAATGGAGACTTTATCTACCAAGCAG GCTCTAGAAGATCATACTATTCGTCATACAAAGATTCTAGAAGCTCTGGAAGCTGAGAAGCAGAAGATTGCTGAAGAAATAGATACCCTTCAGAAGAACTGTGGAAGAGGGAATAAAACTGTGGCTA TTCCACTTAATTGGAATTCTCTGAAGCTATCTGTGATGATCAAAGAGGCCAACACCATTAGTAATGAATTAGGGAAACACACTGTTTTCTACAG GCATGACAAAATTGATGCTAAAACAGGAGCAGTGTCTTCTGTCCAGGTACAGGTTCGTAACATCAAACTGAGAATAGCAACTTTCTGGAGCCTGGAGAAATTTGAATGCAAACTAGCAGCAATGAAAGAACTCTATGAG agtaatGATAGAAATAAAGCTGCTGATGTGTTTTATGACCCTGCTGATGAATGGGAACCTGACCTTTCAGATGCCTCAGTTTCTTGTCTTTCCAGAAGAAG AAGTAGAAGTTTCATTAAGAACAAGAGAATTTCTGGATGTTTATCCGAGATAAAATTGCAACCGATTCAGAATATACAGACTTCCTGTATATCAG GCTTACAGGGTCAGTCCAGCATACGCCCAAGCTCTTCTGATTCGTTTCTTCCTGGAATTTGCAAAGAATCTCTAAGTTCAGCTTTGGATCTGCTGGAAAGGAATCatgaaggaggaaagagcatGGCAGATAGTCTCCTAACTAACTTGTTTGTAATTTTCTCTGGAGTTTCTGCCATTTCAAAAGCATATGAACAGCAAGATGAAGAATGTCAAGAAAACT TTTTCTCTGTTGATCATGCTGCTCAGTCCTACAGCATCCGAATTATGTCTGCTTTTGACCAACTTGTAGTTTTAACCAAGCTCTGGCTTAACAATGTTCAGAAGTACCCTGGATCTGTTAAAATTGATGAAGAAATAATGCAGGAAGTGAAGAACTTGGGAAGTTATTTACAATTACTATTGCAG GGATGTTCTTCAGATATATCCTCGATGGTAACAGAAGCATGGAGCAAAGTAAACCAAACAGTAAAGTTAACAATGAAATACATAGGACACTTGGCAGTAGTCACAAGAACtgctatttccttttctgaagagAACAATACACCTGCAAGTGGTCGACAG GACTTTGTTCTTGCCATTTATGATGGAGTACGCTCAGGACTGGAGTTTCTCATTAATACTGTGCAAGAAAGAGCAAGAATGGTACAGAAAGAACTTGTGAAACAATATCCACAAAATGAG ATTCGAAATCGAATGAAGGATAATGTTGTGGCTTTAGCCAGGTTTCTTGAAACCAACATCTCTCATTGcagaaag aaagaaatagaatCTCAATTACTAGAAGAAGAATCTCTGTatcaggaaataaagaaaatcaccAACATTGCTACAAAATACATGGAACTGGAGCAGTGCCTCACTGAAGTCTATCAAATTGTTTCCTGTACATTACAAG aGTCGTACAGAAACACAAGCCCTCTCAGGAGCTTTGCAGAGAAGATTTGTGTCATAGCTGGATATTTTAACAACTATTACAGTTTCTTTGCCTTGTCTTCTACTTCAGCAAGCAGAAAATGTACCCAGAAAATAGTCAAGCCTTTTATGAACTTGGATGAACTGGACTCTCTGGTTGATTCCCTTATTACAAACTTTGAACTTGAACAAGGACAGCTGGCATTGAAAGCTCAAATTCTTAGTAATGAAACTACTGAGACTCGAGGAGAACATGTTGAAACAAGTGAAGCTGAATTTGTTTGGAAACAGAATGAGGTtccagaacacacacacaaactaGAGTCACTACCTCCATTTACTGCAGAGCTTTCACCTAGTAGGATACAGTGGGTATAA